GCTGGCGCAGAAGCGGCTCGGCGACCTCCAGGCGGTTATCGTAAAGCGCCAGCGCCGCGTTCATGACGTCGGCGTTCTGCATACCCTGACGGATGGCGATCTGTTCGGGCGTCTCGGGGCTATCAAAAGAAGGGGACATACCGATTATGTTCAATAGAAACCCGGCATTGTAAACTGAAATTGTTTCATCCACCGGACAGGCGCCATCAAGCGACGGATCAGGACTTTACAAAATTAAAGGAATAGTGATCAGTCAGGCTTTACATATCTGTTTAGAGCCGTCGTAAAGACCCACAGAAAGAACACTGAAATGAGCCTGGCCACAGGGCAGAACGATGCAACCACCCGCCACCTGCTTGTGGTTGACGACGATGACCGCATCCGCACCCTGCTGAAAGAGTTCCTGTCACGGCAGGGTTTCCGCGTCACTGCCGCGGCCCATGCCGACGCCGCCAAGCGGATGCTGCAACTGCTCGATTTCGATTTGCTGATCGTCGACGTCATGATGCCGGGCGAGGATGGTTTCTCGCTGTCGAAATGGGTGCGCGCCAATTCCAATGTACCGATCCTGATCCTGACGGCGCGCGGCCTGCCCGATGACCGCATCATGGGGCTTTCAATCGGCGCAGATGATTACCTGTCAAAACCCTTCGAGCCGCAGGAACTGCTTTTGCGCATCGAGGCCATCCTGCGCCGTACCGGCGTCAAGCCCGCCCTGCCCAAGGCCATCACTATGGGGCCGTTCAGTTTCGATCTCGAACGCTCCGAACTGAGCAAGAGCGGCACCCTTGTGCGCCTGACAGAAGCAGAATCGCAACTGCTGAAATATCTCGCGGAACGCGCCAATGTGCCGGTCGATCGTATGGATCTGGCCAAGGACAGCGTCGATACCACCGGCCGCGCCGTCGATGTCCAGGTCACCCGCCTGCGGCGCAAGATCGAGCAGGACCCGAAGAACCCGCGCTATCTGCAAACCGTGCGTGGCAAGGGCTACATGCTGGCACCGGATTAATGGCTTCCGGCACACGGCGTAAACTGCCGAAAATCAAGTTCTGGCCGGCCGTGCTGAAACGCAAGTTCCCGCGCACCCTGATGGCGCGTGTGCTGCTTATCATCGTCCTGCCGATCGCAGTGATGCAACTGGCGATCACCTGGGTGTTTTTCGATCTGCACTGGCAGACCGTCACAGCCAAGCTTTCCGAAGGGCTGGCCGGCGACATCGCGTGGGCGGTGCAGGCCTATAAGGAAGATCCCGTCGACGCCAATCTGAACAAGATCAGGCTCCAGGCCGAGCAATCGATGCAGCTTTCGATCACCCTGAAAAAGGGCGAAAAACTGCCGACCACCCTGCGCCCGTCGATTTTCGTGGCGCTTAACCGCACCATCGACAAGGCGCTGGGCGACCAACTCCAGGAAACCTACTGGTTCGATACCACGCGCTATCCCGGCTTTGTCGATATCCGCGTCCAGACGGCGCAGGGCGTTCTGCGCTTTATCGCACCGAAGGACCGCGCCTTCGCCACCACCGGCTATATCTTCATCTTCTGGATGCTAGGCGCCACCTGTATCCTCACCGCCGTCGCCATGCTGTTTATCCGCAATCAGGTGCGCGCCATCGAGCGGCTATCACAGGCCGCTGAGAAATTTGGGCGCAATGAGGAAGACCCCGGCTTCAAACCCTATGGCGCTTCCGAAGTTCGTGCTGCCGCCGAAGCCTTCCTGAAGATGAAGGCGCGCATCCAGCGCCAGATCGAACAGCGCACCACCCTGCTCGCCTCGGTCAGCCATGACCTGCGCACGCCCCTTACGCGCCTCAAGCTCGAACTGGCCATGTCAGAGCAGGACGAGGCCAACACACGCATGAAGCAGGACGTCTCGGAAATGGCCTACATGATCGACGAATACCTGGCCTTCGCGCGCGGGGAAATGTCCGAAAATACCGACAGCGTATCGGTGCGGGCGCTGATGGACACCATCACCGATAATGTGGCGCGCGCCGGCCACAAGCTGCAAACCGAACGCCTGCCGGAAGATCTGCGTGTCAATATTCGCGAACTGGCCGTCCAGCGCGCCATTATCAACCTGATCATGAATGGCTTCCATTACGGCAAGCATGTCCGCTTCCATGCCGAGGTCGATCGCGCCAGCGCCATCTTGCGACTGTTCATCGATGATGATGGTCCGGGCATTGCACCCGAGCGCCGCGAGGAGGCTTTCAAACCGTTCTCGCGCCTTGATGAATCACGTAACCAGAACATCAAGGGCGTGGGGCTTGGCCTCGCCATCGCACGCGATATTATTCGGGGCCATGGCGGCGAACTCGTGCTCGACACCAGCCCGCAAGGCGGCCTGCGCGCCTGTATGAGCTTGCCGATCGCGCAGGCTTAACGATGCCGAAAGTCCGTAACAAGCTGTCGCTTCTATAGGCAGTTGGGCAAGTTGCACCTTAGGCGCAACTTGCCCACGCTGTCATCAGGCGGCGCGCACCGTGGTCAGGAACTTATCCATTTCATGATGAAGGCGCTCGGCCTGTTCCGCCAGTTCGCCGGAAGAAGCCAGCACTTGCGATGCGGCGTCTCCGGTCTGTTCGGCCGCCATCGCCACCCCTGTGATGTTGGAGGTGACTTCCGAGGTGCCCATGGACGCCTGATTGACGGCCTGAACGATTTCCTGCGTGGCTGCCGTTTGCTGTTCTACGGCCGAAGCGATGGCCGTAGAAGTATGGTTTATGTTCTGGATTGTGCCGGTGATGGTCTGCATCGCCTGAGCGGCGCGGCTGGTCGCTTCCTGAATTTGCGCGATCTTGCTGGAGATTTCGGTCGTGGCGCGCGCCGTCTGGCCCGCCAGCGCCTTGACCTCGGAGGCCACCACGGCGAACCCCCTGCCCGCTTCACCGGCGCGTGCCGATTTAATGGTCGCGTTGAGGGCCAAAAGATTGGTTTGTGAAGCAAGGCCCGCAATCATATCCACCACGCCGCCGATGGAACTGGCAACCTCGTTCAACTCGGCCACAATACTCGTGGCCTTATCGGCTTCAAGAACCGCTTCGGAAGAAATCTGCGCCGAGGTCGCGACCTGGCGTCCGATCTCGTTGACGGAGGCCCCCAGCTCTTCTGCCGACGAAGCTACTGACGTAACATTGGCGCCTGCCTCCTCAGCAGCTGCAGAAACGGCCACTGACTGAGCCGAAGCTTCCTGCGCCGTGGAACTCAGTTGCGCCGCAGCGGCCTGCATCTCGGTGGCTGCAGAGGACACGAGACTGACAATACCGCCCACGGACTTTTCAAAATTATCAGCCAGTTGCAGCATCGCCGCCCGGCGCTCCTGTTCGGAAACGGCCTTCTGCTTTTCGGCGTTGGCGCGCAATGTCTCTGCTTCTGCCAGGCCCTCACGAAAAACCTCCGCCGTGCGCGACATGGCGCCGATTTCATCCTTACGCTCCTGGCCGGGAATCGACACGGTCAGATTGCCCTTAGACATCTGGGCCATCAGGTCGTTAAGGCGCACGATCGGGCCGGATATGCCCGAGCGCGTCAGCCAGATGCCAATCGCGCCAGCACTCAGCAAGCCCACAATGCCCACTATGTTAGCGTTGCGCATATTGTCGGAACTTTGCTTTTCCAGCCTGGCGGCCAGTTCGGTATTCTCAGCCACGCCCTTATCCACGAAGGTTGCAATTTTGGTCATGACATCGAGAAGCTCAGGGCCGCAACCGCCATCCATTGACGTTACCGCCTGCTCGCGCTGACCAGAGCGCGCCAGCGCTATCACCTCGGCACAAGACCCTGACAAGGCGCTCTCATAGGCCTTGCGAATCGCCTTGACCTCTTCCGCCTTTGCGGGGAAAAACTGAACGGCGGCCTCATTTTCTTCGTTAAACTTCTTGTGCCCGACCTCCAGGTCGTCCAGCGCCTTGGCCAGCTTCGTCTCGTCGCTGGACAGAACTGCCTTCAGGATAGAGCGCGACGTCCAGGCAGCGTGGCGCCCCTGACGGGCCATGGCGACCGTGCCCGGCGCCGGCCCATTCACCATCTCATTGTATTGTTTTATATTATTACCAAGACTTGTATCAATAAACAGAACGGACCCAATACCGATCACGGCCACAAGGGCCAAGAGAAAAATCACCTTAAGCTGCATCGAAAGATTGTTGAACATCATCTTCTACCCCTAGTTCCTATTAATCCATGGCAAAAAAATTGTGAATCCATGGCGACATATCCGAACAGTTGCCAATAGAGACTCTCTGGATGGTAGGTGGTGTATGGTTAATTTTCCATAAACTACAATTTTTCGATGCAGATTTCAGAAAATTAATTTATAAATCAATGTATTATTTACAGCCACTTACATTTTCAAGGACCACAAGAACGGTATAATGATGATTATAACTTATGTCATCCGCGCAATAAAATGCGGCAATATAATACTTTTTTTGCACTTATTAATTGTAACCACAAACACATCAAAAAGGCGCCTCCGGATGGAGACGCCTCCTCTTGATGTTATGTATCCTAATAGCTGTAGGCGAAGCGCAGGATGAAGTTGCGGCCCGGCTCCATATAGTCTTTCTGATACGACGGGCTCTTGCCCTTGGTGGTGTAATAGCGGTGACCATCGAGGATGTTCTGCACGTCGAAATCGACGCTCAGGCCCGAATGGATGTTATAGCGGGTGTGCAGGTCGAGCGATTTGTTCGGCTGCACCCACTTGTCGACCGCGTTATCGCGCAGGTCTTCGATGTACTTGCCCTGATACTGATAGCTCAGCTTGGCCTCGAAACCGTATTTCTGGTAGGTCAGCGAGGTGTTATAGATCAGGTTTGGCGCCTGAATAAAGGTGATCGGATCGCCCTTACGGTAGTCAAGGCCAGTCTCGGCTTCTGAGGTCTGCACCGTGATGTTGGCCTCGACGCCGAAGCCGTCAAACGGGGCGGCCAGGCCTTCAAACGACTTGATCAGGTTTAGTTCGACACCGGAAATCTTGGCGTCCTCGCCGTTCTTGGTTTCGATGATCTCAACCGTGCCCTCCTGGGTGTTGGCATTGACCGAGGAGCCGTTGGTGAAGATGAAGTTCTTGATCGCCTTGTGGAACAGGCCGATCGACACGACGCTGGAACGATCGGGGTAGTATTCCGCCGACAGGTCGAAGTTGAGCGCCTCAGCCGGCTTCAGATCGGGATTACCACGCTCGATGCGGGTGATCTCCTTGGTGATCTTGTCGCGTGTGATCGATTCGCCGCGGGTGATGTTTTCATATTCCGGACGCGAGAAGCTGGTCCAGATGGCGCCGCGATAGACCACATTGTCGCTGTGACGATAGACGGCGGTGACGCTCGGCAGAAAATTGGAATAATCGGCCTTGGTGTTGGCGAAGTGCGAAACGCCGCCATTTTCGGTGTCTTCGTTGATCCAGCTTGTGTTGTCGACCTGGGTGTTCTCGAAGCGCGCACCGGCCACCACTTCCCAGTTACCGGACTTCATATTGGCCAGGGCGTAGGCCGCATAGATGGTTTCCGAACCGTGCTTGTCGTCACCGTTCTGGTCGGCTTCCGAATAGGTGACCGGTGTTGCCTTCATCGCCGCGTCGATGGCAGACGTCACCTTGTCACGGCTCAGGATAGCGCCGTAATAGTAGCGGCCGCCCAGGAAGCTATCGAGGCTGCGTTCGATCAGGCCCGATTGCTCCAGATTGCCGGTGTTGGCGATATCCCCATCCCACAGTTTCGTCTTGTCATATTTGCGCTCGGATTTGGAGTACTTGACGCCTGCCTTGACGTAATCGACAAAGCCACCCAGATCATAACGCGCATCCAGCTTCAGCGCGGTACGGGCATCCGACTGCTCGTATTTTTCCAGCGACGCGCCGTCATATTGCAGCAGGCTGGCATCGGACTGGACCGTGCTGGCGAAAGCCGGCAGTTGCGGCAGAGGGAAGCGCGGATCGAAGGACGACCATAGCACACCGGTCGAGTTGAAGATCGGACCGCAATCCGCGTCTGCGTCGAGGTTCTTGCCATCGCAATTGTAGCTAATGAAGTAATCGCCGTCGCTGCCCTTTTCACCATAGGAATAGCTGGCATCGTATTCGAGCGTCAGGGCATCCTTATGGGTTATGCCGCCGGCGTTGATCGTCGCCAGGCTGGATTTTTGATCCTGGGTCTGGAAGCTGCGGGCGAACTGCATCGCCTTCGGGTCCCATACGCCGGACCGGCCGGCCAGCGACCAGTAGGAGCTTTCGGTCGCGTCGGCATCGGTGATGATGCCATCGTCATCGGCATCGACGATCTGCGAGGTGGTGTAGCCATAGATATTGCCTTTGACCGGATCGGTGCCGGTGATCATACTTTCCGGCGCGCTGAGGCTGGTGTCGTCGATATTAGCCTGAGCCAGCCGTTTAGTCGGACGGCTGCGGAAATCGGTATAGTCATTAGTGCCGGTGCGATCGAGTTTGGCGAACTGTCCGCGCAGGTAAAGCTGAAGTCTCGTCGCCATGATAATCGAGCGAAAAATTGCCACCGTAACGCTCCTGCTCACCACGGCGGAAGTCGAGGTCGATACCTGGCAGGTACATAGAGCGTGAGTTGATGGCCTCCTCCGAATCCTTACGCCAGTGATAGGGCTCCCACTCACCGTCGTTCTCGGTTTCCTCGTTGGAATAGGCGGACTTGCCATAATACGCCGAGGCGAAGATGCCGAAACGGTTGGATTCACCGAACTTGCGGGCGAGATCGACCTGAAGCTGGCCACCATCGGCGCCCTCGCCGTTATCGGTGGCACGGTCGTTATGGGTAAACGCGCCGAATACACGCACCGTCGGCTTCTTGAAATCAAAGGCCGTGGGCGTGACGAAATTTACCGCACCGCCGATGGCGTCGCCATCAAGATCAGGCGTCAGGGTTTTGGATACCGAGATCGACTTCAGGCCATTGGGCGGCAGGACCGTCATCGACATCTTACGGCTGGCGCTGTCGGTCAGGGCGACGCGAACACCATTGATCGAATAGGCGTTAAACGTGCCGGCCATGCCGCGCACCGAGACGTATTCGCCTTCACCGGTTTCCTGATTAACTACCACATTGACACCGGGAATGCGCGCCAGGGCGTCAGCCACGTTGGCATCCGGCAGTTTGCCCAGATCGTCGGCCGAGATGACATTCACAACGCCGGTGGCTTTCTTCTGAGCGCCGATCGAGTTGGCGTTTGAGAGGCGCTGACCGGTCACAACGACCGTCGTCGGTTCTTCAGTGGTCTGCGCCGAATCCTGAGCAAAGGCACTGAGCGGCAAGGCACAGATCAGGGCCGCGACACTGGCCCCCATAAATTTTGATTGAGAGGTTTGCGATGACATGGGTGTTCTCCAACGGGTCCATAAGCCTGATAACGACGCTTCCTCTGACCACACGCCCGATAGGCGCGCCGGATCGTCACCCCATCCCGCTCCTGCCCCCCGCATGTCGTACAGGCGCAAGGGTTCGCACCTTCTGACACAGGACAGAATTCGATATGGACAGATGATGCCCAGGTCATGATTGTTAACAAGAAGCCGTTACTTCATGTCGCAAAATAAATCTGGTGTAAACCAGTTTATATAGATTTAAAAACATTATTTAATAACAACAATTTATTTATAAAAATGTCACATTATAATGCTTTTCTGTAAGGCCGACCTTTGAGGCACGGCACCTCACGCAGCCGCCCCATAACGACTACTTGTTCTGAAAAATTCTATATTTTCAACCACTAGAGCGTATTCCGATCTGATTGGATCAGATCG
The window above is part of the Asticcacaulis sp. MM231 genome. Proteins encoded here:
- a CDS encoding TonB-dependent receptor; amino-acid sequence: MAIFRSIIMATRLQLYLRGQFAKLDRTGTNDYTDFRSRPTKRLAQANIDDTSLSAPESMITGTDPVKGNIYGYTTSQIVDADDDGIITDADATESSYWSLAGRSGVWDPKAMQFARSFQTQDQKSSLATINAGGITHKDALTLEYDASYSYGEKGSDGDYFISYNCDGKNLDADADCGPIFNSTGVLWSSFDPRFPLPQLPAFASTVQSDASLLQYDGASLEKYEQSDARTALKLDARYDLGGFVDYVKAGVKYSKSERKYDKTKLWDGDIANTGNLEQSGLIERSLDSFLGGRYYYGAILSRDKVTSAIDAAMKATPVTYSEADQNGDDKHGSETIYAAYALANMKSGNWEVVAGARFENTQVDNTSWINEDTENGGVSHFANTKADYSNFLPSVTAVYRHSDNVVYRGAIWTSFSRPEYENITRGESITRDKITKEITRIERGNPDLKPAEALNFDLSAEYYPDRSSVVSIGLFHKAIKNFIFTNGSSVNANTQEGTVEIIETKNGEDAKISGVELNLIKSFEGLAAPFDGFGVEANITVQTSEAETGLDYRKGDPITFIQAPNLIYNTSLTYQKYGFEAKLSYQYQGKYIEDLRDNAVDKWVQPNKSLDLHTRYNIHSGLSVDFDVQNILDGHRYYTTKGKSPSYQKDYMEPGRNFILRFAYSY
- a CDS encoding methyl-accepting chemotaxis protein, which gives rise to MMFNNLSMQLKVIFLLALVAVIGIGSVLFIDTSLGNNIKQYNEMVNGPAPGTVAMARQGRHAAWTSRSILKAVLSSDETKLAKALDDLEVGHKKFNEENEAAVQFFPAKAEEVKAIRKAYESALSGSCAEVIALARSGQREQAVTSMDGGCGPELLDVMTKIATFVDKGVAENTELAARLEKQSSDNMRNANIVGIVGLLSAGAIGIWLTRSGISGPIVRLNDLMAQMSKGNLTVSIPGQERKDEIGAMSRTAEVFREGLAEAETLRANAEKQKAVSEQERRAAMLQLADNFEKSVGGIVSLVSSAATEMQAAAAQLSSTAQEASAQSVAVSAAAEEAGANVTSVASSAEELGASVNEIGRQVATSAQISSEAVLEADKATSIVAELNEVASSIGGVVDMIAGLASQTNLLALNATIKSARAGEAGRGFAVVASEVKALAGQTARATTEISSKIAQIQEATSRAAQAMQTITGTIQNINHTSTAIASAVEQQTAATQEIVQAVNQASMGTSEVTSNITGVAMAAEQTGDAASQVLASSGELAEQAERLHHEMDKFLTTVRAA
- a CDS encoding ATP-binding protein, which gives rise to MASGTRRKLPKIKFWPAVLKRKFPRTLMARVLLIIVLPIAVMQLAITWVFFDLHWQTVTAKLSEGLAGDIAWAVQAYKEDPVDANLNKIRLQAEQSMQLSITLKKGEKLPTTLRPSIFVALNRTIDKALGDQLQETYWFDTTRYPGFVDIRVQTAQGVLRFIAPKDRAFATTGYIFIFWMLGATCILTAVAMLFIRNQVRAIERLSQAAEKFGRNEEDPGFKPYGASEVRAAAEAFLKMKARIQRQIEQRTTLLASVSHDLRTPLTRLKLELAMSEQDEANTRMKQDVSEMAYMIDEYLAFARGEMSENTDSVSVRALMDTITDNVARAGHKLQTERLPEDLRVNIRELAVQRAIINLIMNGFHYGKHVRFHAEVDRASAILRLFIDDDGPGIAPERREEAFKPFSRLDESRNQNIKGVGLGLAIARDIIRGHGGELVLDTSPQGGLRACMSLPIAQA
- a CDS encoding TonB-dependent receptor plug domain-containing protein encodes the protein MSSQTSQSKFMGASVAALICALPLSAFAQDSAQTTEEPTTVVVTGQRLSNANSIGAQKKATGVVNVISADDLGKLPDANVADALARIPGVNVVVNQETGEGEYVSVRGMAGTFNAYSINGVRVALTDSASRKMSMTVLPPNGLKSISVSKTLTPDLDGDAIGGAVNFVTPTAFDFKKPTVRVFGAFTHNDRATDNGEGADGGQLQVDLARKFGESNRFGIFASAYYGKSAYSNEETENDGEWEPYHWRKDSEEAINSRSMYLPGIDLDFRRGEQERYGGNFSLDYHGDETSALPARTVRQTRSHRH
- a CDS encoding response regulator; this encodes MSLATGQNDATTRHLLVVDDDDRIRTLLKEFLSRQGFRVTAAAHADAAKRMLQLLDFDLLIVDVMMPGEDGFSLSKWVRANSNVPILILTARGLPDDRIMGLSIGADDYLSKPFEPQELLLRIEAILRRTGVKPALPKAITMGPFSFDLERSELSKSGTLVRLTEAESQLLKYLAERANVPVDRMDLAKDSVDTTGRAVDVQVTRLRRKIEQDPKNPRYLQTVRGKGYMLAPD